DNA from Arthrobacter sp. StoSoilB19:
TGCGCAGCAGGGTGGATTTTCCGGAGCCGGAGGGGCCTACGATCACGGCCACCCCGCCCGGTTCCACGGTGAGGCTGACGCCTTTGAGGACTTCCGTGGCGCCGAAGGATTTGCGGACGCCGGTGATTTCCACCAGGCCGCGGGTGGCTGTGGGGGCGGTAAGGGTCTCAGTCATCAGGGGTTCCTCCGGGTGGGCACTGCCGCGTGGGTGGCGAAGAACTTACGGGCCTTCTGCAGGGGCGTCAGCGGCAGGCTCCGCACCGCACCCCTGGAGTAGTGCCGTTCGATGTAGTACTGGAACACGCTCAGCACGGAGGTGATCACGATGTACCAGAGCGTGGCCACCAGCAGCAGCGGCAGGACCTGCTGGGTGCGGTTGTAGATGACCTGGACCGTGTAGAACAGCTCCGAGTAGGCCAGCACGTAGACGATCGAGGTGCCCTTGACCAGGCCGATGATCTCGTTGAACGCGGTGGGCAGGATGGCGCGCATGGCCTGCGGCAGCACGATCCGCGTGGAGCGGCGCCAGGCCGGGATGCCCAGGGCGGCCGCGGCCTCCAGCTGTCCCTGGTCCACTGACAGGATGCCGCCGCGGATGATTTCGGCCGAGTAGGCGGCCTGGTTCAGGGTCAGGCCCAGCACTGCTGCCGCAAACTGGCTGATCAGTGTGGTGGTCTGGACCTCGAAGAACCGGACGTCCGTGAACGGGATCCCCAGGCTGATCTTCTCGTACAGGTAGCCCAGGTTGTACCAAAGGAGCATCTGCACCAGCAGCGGCGTGGACCGGAAGATCCAGGAGAACGTCCAGGACACGGACACCAGCAGCGGCGACGCCGAGAGCCGCATCAGCGCCAGGATGAAGCCGAGCACGAACCCCAGGACGCCGGAGATGGCGGTCAGCTTCAGCGTTTCCAGCAGGCCGTTGACCACGGACTGGGCCGTGAACCACTGCGCCACCACGCCCCACTCCCAGCGCGGGTTGGTGGCCAGCGACCATGCCACGGCCAGGACACCCAGGGCGACGACGGCAGTCCCCACCCAGCGCCACGGATGCTTGGCGGCCACCACGCGGTACGACGAATAGTCCGCGGGGACCCGTTCCGGGACGCCGGCCCTGCCCGGTGGCGCTGCCGGTGGCACTGCCGGTGACGCTGCCGCGGGCTGTGCCGGCTGCGGCTGTGCCGGTTGCGGCTGCTTTGACTGCGCCACCCTGGTTGCTGAACTCACGGGGCCACCTCACTTCTCATTCCTTGACTGGAGCCGGACTGCCCGGCGTCGGGGCGGCTCGCCCCGGGGTGCTGGCTGCAAATCTAGGACCGGCCGGAACGGGCCAGCAAGGCGCATGGTTGCAATACTTCACGGGGCTTCGCACGGCGTCATGAGTCGGTTTTTTGCGTCCCTTAACGCGCCGTGACGCGGAGTTAACGGCCGTGACCAGGTGCTCGACCGCCGTCGTCACGGCTGCCTAGCATGGGCACTCCGACGGCCACTTCCGCGCCGTCCCCGCACCCACTCGCCGTCAGGAGAGCCCATGCCAGCCACCATCCCGGCCATCGTCTTCATCGGCGGCGGGCCGCGCACGGCGGGTGTGCTGGAACGGATCGCCGCCAACCGGCCGGACGTCTTCGCCGGGCCGCTGCAGATCCACGTGGTGGAGCCGCACATCCCGGGCTCGGGCCGCATCTG
Protein-coding regions in this window:
- a CDS encoding amino acid ABC transporter permease, with amino-acid sequence MPPAAPPGRAGVPERVPADYSSYRVVAAKHPWRWVGTAVVALGVLAVAWSLATNPRWEWGVVAQWFTAQSVVNGLLETLKLTAISGVLGFVLGFILALMRLSASPLLVSVSWTFSWIFRSTPLLVQMLLWYNLGYLYEKISLGIPFTDVRFFEVQTTTLISQFAAAVLGLTLNQAAYSAEIIRGGILSVDQGQLEAAAALGIPAWRRSTRIVLPQAMRAILPTAFNEIIGLVKGTSIVYVLAYSELFYTVQVIYNRTQQVLPLLLVATLWYIVITSVLSVFQYYIERHYSRGAVRSLPLTPLQKARKFFATHAAVPTRRNP